A portion of the Verrucomicrobiota bacterium genome contains these proteins:
- a CDS encoding TPM domain-containing protein, translated as MKRFCLIVGLLWSFGLAAVEVIPPAPARYFNDYAQVVSAATADRLNKTLEDFEKTSSSQIVVAVFPKMQSDSSIEDYTVRVAQAWKVGQKGKSNGAVLFVFIQDRKMFLQVGYGLEGALPDALCKQIIEYEIKPHFKSGDFDGGLSAGVAAILAATRGEYKGTGQTVAESSGATPALFFLLFFGVFGLIVLFAIVGFIRRVGHTIFSGGGWSSGGGWSGWSSGSSGGGGWSGGGGGGFSGGGGSFGGGGAGGSW; from the coding sequence ATGAAACGCTTCTGCCTCATTGTCGGTTTGCTCTGGTCATTCGGCCTCGCGGCGGTTGAGGTGATTCCGCCCGCGCCAGCACGGTACTTCAACGACTACGCTCAGGTTGTTTCAGCGGCAACGGCAGATCGGCTGAACAAAACGCTGGAGGATTTCGAGAAGACGAGTTCCAGCCAGATCGTGGTCGCCGTTTTTCCGAAGATGCAGTCAGACTCGTCGATTGAAGATTACACCGTGCGCGTGGCCCAAGCGTGGAAAGTCGGACAAAAAGGGAAAAGCAATGGCGCGGTGCTGTTTGTTTTCATTCAAGACCGCAAGATGTTTTTGCAAGTCGGTTACGGATTGGAAGGCGCGCTGCCCGACGCGCTTTGCAAACAAATCATCGAATACGAGATCAAACCGCACTTCAAGTCGGGCGATTTCGATGGCGGGTTGAGCGCGGGTGTGGCCGCCATTCTTGCGGCGACACGCGGTGAATACAAAGGCACGGGGCAGACGGTCGCGGAATCAAGCGGTGCTACTCCGGCGCTTTTCTTCCTGCTCTTCTTTGGCGTATTTGGTCTGATCGTTCTTTTCGCTATTGTTGGTTTCATCCGCCGTGTCGGACATACAATCTTTAGCGGAGGCGGATGGTCAAGCGGCGGTGGATGGTCGGGCTGGAGCAGTGGTTCGAGCGGCGGTGGCGGTTGGAGTGGCGGCGGGGGTGGCGGCTTCTCCGGTGGCGGCGGAAGTTTTGGCGGCGGCGGCGCGGGAGGCAGTTGGTAA
- a CDS encoding TPM domain-containing protein, with translation MRAQEFLNQLQHDDIVAAIRKAEGKTSGEIRVLVSHKKLVDPMAAAQRAFLRMGMTKTKRKNAVLIFVAPRSRNFAIIGDQGVHSRCGDAFWRGVRDEMTTHFRKAEFTQAILHGIRKAGDLLAQHFPRRPDDRNELSEEVAGD, from the coding sequence ATGAGAGCACAGGAATTTCTAAACCAGCTTCAGCACGACGACATTGTCGCCGCGATCCGGAAGGCCGAGGGGAAGACTTCCGGCGAGATCCGCGTGCTGGTCAGCCACAAGAAACTGGTCGATCCGATGGCGGCGGCCCAAAGAGCGTTCCTGCGGATGGGCATGACCAAAACCAAGCGGAAGAATGCCGTGCTGATCTTCGTCGCGCCGAGATCGAGAAACTTTGCCATCATCGGCGACCAGGGAGTGCACAGCCGCTGCGGCGACGCATTTTGGCGGGGAGTCAGGGACGAAATGACCACGCACTTTCGCAAAGCGGAATTCACTCAGGCCATTCTGCACGGCATTCGCAAGGCCGGCGATTTGCTCGCACAACATTTTCCGCGGAGACCGGATGACCGGAACGAACTCTCGGAGGAAGTGGCCGGAGATTAA
- a CDS encoding zeta toxin family protein — translation MNSEKGQQLKSPRCIVIAGPNGAGKTTFAREFLPRDAGVVHFVNADLLAAGLSPLRPELAALAAGRLLLKELDRLAKGRLDFAFESTLSGLTYLSRLKRWKAAGYRVEMIFLRLSSPQLALHRIAARVKQGGHDVPRADVLRRFDRGWKNFAAAYRLQTDAWTVYDNSGDRPELLERKI, via the coding sequence TTGAACTCAGAAAAAGGACAGCAATTAAAATCACCTCGCTGCATTGTCATCGCTGGGCCAAATGGTGCGGGCAAAACAACCTTCGCCCGGGAGTTTCTGCCAAGAGACGCGGGTGTGGTTCATTTCGTGAATGCCGACCTGCTCGCTGCCGGTTTGTCCCCTCTTCGTCCGGAATTGGCGGCGCTGGCTGCTGGTCGTTTGCTTCTCAAAGAACTTGACCGGCTCGCCAAAGGGCGACTCGACTTCGCCTTTGAGAGCACATTAAGCGGATTGACTTACTTGAGCCGGCTCAAGCGTTGGAAAGCGGCCGGCTACCGAGTCGAAATGATATTCCTCCGGCTTTCCTCACCGCAGCTCGCCTTGCACCGCATAGCCGCCCGCGTGAAACAAGGCGGCCATGACGTGCCACGCGCCGATGTCCTGCGACGGTTTGATCGCGGTTGGAAGAATTTCGCGGCCGCCTACCGGTTGCAAACCGACGCTTGGACAGTGTATGATAATTCCGGCGATAGGCCCGAACTGTTGGAGAGAAAGATATGA